From one Rattus norvegicus strain BN/NHsdMcwi chromosome 7, GRCr8, whole genome shotgun sequence genomic stretch:
- the Apc2 gene encoding adenomatous polyposis coli protein 2 isoform X9, producing the protein MASSVASYEQLVRQVEALKAENTHLRQELRDNSSHLSKLETETSGMKEVLKHLQGKLEQEARVLVSSGQTEVLEQLKALQTDISSLYNLKFHAPALGPEPAAQTPEGSPVHGPAPSKDSFGELSRATIRLLEELDQERCFLLSEIEKEEKEKLWYYSQLQGLSKRLDELPHVDTFSMQMDLIRQQLEFEAQHIRSLMEERFGTSDEMVQRAQIRASRLEQIDKELLEAQDRVQQTEPQALLAVKPVAVEEQEAEVPTHPEDVTPQPGNSKVEVVFWLLSMLATRDQEDTARTLLAMSSSPESCVAMRRSGCLPLLLQILHGTEAGSVGRTGTPGAPGAKDARMRANAALHNIVFSQPDQGLARKEMRVLHVLEQIRAYCETCWDWLQARDSGTESGTGDTPVPIEPQICQAACAVMKLSFDEEYRRAMNELGGLQAVAELLQVDYEMHKMTQDPLNLALRRYAGMTLTNLTFGDVANKATLCARRGCMEAIVAQLASESEELHQVVSSILRNLSWRADINSKKVLREVGSMTALMECVLRASKESTLKSVLSALWNLSAHSTENKAAICQVDGALGFLVSTLTYRCQGNSLAVIESGGGILRNVSSLIATREDYRQVLRDHNCLQTLLQHLTSHSLTIVSNACGTLWNLSARSPRDQELLWDLGAVGMLRNLVHSKHKMIAMGSAAALRNLLAHRPAKYQAAAMAVSPGTCVPSLYVRKQRALEAELDTRHLVHALGHLEKQGLPEAETTSKKPLPPLRHLDGLVQDYASDSGCFDDDDAPSLAAAATTAEPASPAVMSMFLGGPFLQGQALARTPPARQGGLEAEKETGGEAAVAAKAKAKLALAVARIDRLVEDISALHTSSDDSFSLSSGDPGQEAPREGRAQSCSPCRGTEGGRREAGSRAHPLLRLKAAHTSLSNDSLNSGSTSDGYCTREHMTPCPLAVLTEHRDGPVCGQTRPSRLDLDLPSRAELPARDTAATDARVRTIKLSPTYQHVPLLDGAPGAGVRPLVGLGTSPGTRKQAWIPADSLSKVPEKLVASPLPVTSKVLQKLVAQDGPMSLSRCSSLSSLSSTGHAVPSQVENLDDSDSSLEELEEAGPGEAELDRAWRASGSTSLPVSIPAPQRGRSRGLGVEDATPSSSSENCVQETPLVLSRCSSVSSLGSFESRSIASSIPSDPCSALGSGTVSPSELPDSPGQTMPPSRSRTPPAPPGQPEASQFSLQWESYVKRFLDIADCRERCQPPSELDAGSVRFTVEKPDENFSCASSLSALALHELYVQQDVELRLRPPACPERAVGGGGGHRRRDEATSRLDGPAPAGSRARSAADKELEALRECLGAAMPARLRKVASALVPGRRALPVPVYMLVPAPARGDDSGTDSAEGTPVNFSSAASLSDETLQGPSRDKPARPGDRQKPTGRAAPARQTRGHRPKAAGAGAGKSTEHTRGANRNRAGLELPLSRPQSARSNRDGSCQTRTRGDGALQSLCLTTPTEEAVYCFYDSDEEPPATAPPTRRASAIPRALKREKPAGRKETPTRATQPATLPVRAQPRLIVDETPPCYSLTSSASSLSEPEASEQPACHPRVEEQGSKQDSSPRAEEELLQRCISLAMPRRRTQVPSSRRRKPRAVRSDIRPTELPQKCREEVPGSDPASDLDSVEWQAIQEGANSIVTWLHQAAAKASLEASSESDSLLSLVSGLSASSTLQPSKLRKGRKPVAEAGGAWRPEKRGTTSTKGSGSPRFPSGPEKAKGTQKTMAGESAMLRGRTVIYTASPASRAQSKGISGPCSAPKKMGTSGTTQPETATKTPSPEQQRSRSLHRPGKISELAALSHPPRSATPPARLTKTPSSSSSQTSPASQSLPRRSPLATPTGGPLPGPGGSPVPKSPARALLAKQHKTQKSPVRIPFMQRPARRVPPPLARPSPEPGSRGRAGAEGTPGARGSRLGLVRVASTRSSGSESSDRSGFRRQLTFIKESPGLLRRRRSELSSADSTVSTSQTASPCRGRPALPAVFLCSSRCDELRASPRQPLAAQRVPQAKPGLAPRAPRRTSSESPSRLPVRATPGRPETVKRYASLPHISVSRRPDSAVSVPTTQANATRRGSDGEARPLPRVAAPGTTWRRIKDEDVPHILRSTLPATALPLRGSSPEDSPAGTPHRKTSDAVVQTEDVATSKTNSSTSPSLESRDPPQAPISGPVAPLGSDVDGPVLAKPPASAPFTHEGLSVVTGGFPTSRHGSPSRAARVPPFNYVPSPMVVATMTSDSAVEKAPVTSPASLLE; encoded by the exons ATGGCCAGCTCCGTGGCCTCGTACGAGCAGCTGGTGCGCCAGGTGGAGGCCTTGAAGGCGGAGAACACTCACTTAAGACAGGAGCTGAGGGATAActctagccatctctccaagctggAGACAGAGACTTCTGGCATGAAG GAGGTCCTGAAACACCTTCAGGGCAAGCTGGAGCAGGAGGCGAGAGTGCTGGTATCCTCCGGGCAGACAGAAGTGTTAGAGCAACTGAAAG CTCTTCAGACTGACATCAGTAGCCTCTATAACCTGAAGTTCCATGCCCCGGCCCTGGGCCCTGAGCCTGCTGCCCAGACTCCAGAGGGAAGCCCAGTACATGGCCCTGCACCGTCCAAGGACAGCTTCGGAGAGCTGAGCCGGGCCACCATCCGCCTGCTGGAAGAACTAGACCAGGAGAG ATGCTTCCTGCTGagcgagatagagaaagaggagaaggagaagctgtgGTATTACTCTCAGCTCCAGGGCCTCTCTAAGCGCTTGGATGAACTGCCACACGTAGACACG TTTTCGATGCAGATGGATCTAATTCGGCAGCAGCTGGAGTTCGAAGCCCAGCACATCCGCTCGTTGATGGAGGAGCGCTTCGGTACCTCAGACGAGATGGTGCAGCGGGCTCAG ATCCGGGCTTCACGCCTGGAGCAGATTGACAAGGAGCTGTTGGAAGCCCAGGACCGGGTGCAGCAGACGGAGCCCCAG GCGCTGCTGGCGGTGAAGCCTGTGGCAgtggaggagcaggaggcagaAGTTCCCACACACCCTGAGGATGTCACCCCCCAGCCTGGCAACAGCAAG GTGGAGGTCGTGTTCTGGCTTCTATCTATGTTGGCAACGCGCGACCAGGAAGATACTGCGCGCACGCTGCTCGCCATGTCCAGCTCGCCAGAGAGCTGCGTAGCCATGCGCCGCTCGGGATGTCTGCCACTGCTGCTCCAGATCCTTCATGGCACTGAGGCTGGGTCTGTGGGGCGCACAGGAACCCCCGGAGCGCCTGGTGCCAAAGATGCACGCATGCGTGCCAACGCGGCCCTGCACAACATAGTCTTCTCCCAGCCGGATCAGGGCCTGGCACGCAAGGAGATGCGTGTGCTGCACGTGCTGGAGCAGATCCGAGCCTACTGCGAGACCTGCTGGGACTGGCTTCAGGCGCGGGACAGCGGGACAGAGAGTGGTACAGGAGACA CTCCTGTCCCTATCGAGCCTCAGATCTGCCAGGCCGCCTGTGCAGTGATGAAGCTGTCATTTGACGAGGAATACCGTCGGGCTATGAATGAGCTAG GGGGGCTGCAGGCTGTGGCCGAGCTACTGCAGGTGGATTATGAGATGCACAAGATGACCCAGGATCCACTCAACCTCGCCCTGCGCCGCTACGCTGGCATGACCCTCACCAACCTCACCTTCGGAGACGTTGCCAACAAG GCCACTCTGTGTGCCCGCCGAGGCTGCATGGAAGCCATTGTGGCCCAGCTGGCCTCTGAGAGCGAGGAGCTGCATCAG GTTGTTTCCAGTATTCTGCGTAACCTGTCGTGGAGGGCGGACATCAACAGCAAGAAGGTGCTGAGGGAGGTTGGCAGCATGACCGCTTTGATGGAATGTGTGCTGCGGGCCTCCAAG gAGTCCACTCTAAAGAGCGTGCTCAGTGCTCTGTGGAACCTGTCGGCACACAGCACAGAGAACAAGGCAGCTATCTGCCAGGTGGATGGCGCGCTGGGTTTCCTGGTGAGCACCCTAACATACCGTTGCCAAGGGAACTCCCTAGCAGTCATCGAGAGTGGCGGTGGGATCCTGCGCAACGTGTCAAGCCTCATTGCCACGCGGGAGGACTACAG GCAGGTGCTCCGTGACCACAACTGCCTACAGACACTGCTGCAGCACCTCACGTCGCACAGCTTGACTATCGTGAGCAATGCCTGCGGCACCCTTTGGAACCTGTCTGCCCGCAGCCCCCGCGACCAGGAACTGTTGTGGGACCTGGGGGCTGTGGGCATGCTACGAAACCTCGTCCACTCCAAACACAAGATGATCGCCATGGGTAGCGCTGCCGCTCTGCGGAACCTGCTGGCCCACCGACCGGCCAAGTATCAGGCCGCAGCCATGGCAGTCTCCCCAGGCACCTGCGTGCCCAGTCTGTACGTCCGCAAGCAGAGGGCCCTGGAGGCCGAGCTGGACACTCGGCACCTGGTGCATGCGCTCGGTCACTTGGAGAAGCAGGGTCTGCCTGAGGCAGAGACCACTTCAAAGAAGCCCCTGCCACCCCTCCGCCACCTGGACGGGCTGGTGCAGGACTATGCCTCTGATTCTGGctgctttgatgatgatgatgcaccATCCCTGGCTGCTGCGGCCACCACAGCTGAGCCCGCCAGCCCAGCAGTGATGTCTATGTTCCTTGGTGGTCCCTTCCTTCAGGGCCAGGCACTGGCCCGCACCCCACCTGCCCGCCAGGGTGGCctagaagctgagaaggagaCTGGTGGGGAGGCAGCTGTGGCTGCTAAAGCCAAGGCCAAGCTAGCGTTGGCTGTGGCTCGCATCGACCGACTGGTGGAGGACATCTCTGCCCTGCACACCTCATCAGACGACAGCTTCAGTCTCAGCTCGGGGGACCCGGGGCAGGAGGCGCCAAGGGAGGGCCGTGCGCAGTCCTGCTCTCCATGCCGGGGCACAGAGGGTGGGCGGCGTGAGGCTGGCAGCCGGGCGCACCCTCTGCTGAGGCTCAAGGCGGCCCACACCAGCCTCTCCAACGACAGCCTGAACAGTGGTAGCACCAGCGATGGCTACTGTACCCGGGAACACATGACGCCTTGCCCACTGGCCGTGTTGACCGAGCACCGCGATGGCCCAGTATGCGGACAGACTCGGCCCAGCCGACTGGACCTAGACCTTCCCAGCCGGGCTGAGCTTCCTGCCCGGGACACAGCAGCCACTGATGCCCGAGTGCGCACCATTAAGTTATCCCCAACCTATCAGCACGTGCCACTGCTTGATGGGGCCCCGGGGGCAGGTGTCAGACCCCTGGTTGGGCTTGGAACCTCCCCGGGGACTCGGAAACAGGCATGGATACCTGCAGATAGTTTGAGTAAAGTCCCCGAGAAGCTGGTGGCCTCCCCACTGCCGGTGACTAGCAAGGTGCTGCAGAAGCTGGTGGCACAGGATGGGCCGATGTCCCTCTCCAGGTGCAGTTCcctgtcttctctgtcttccaCGGGCCATGCAGTCCCCAGCCAGGTGGAGAACCTTGATGACAGCGATTCAtccctggaagagcttgaggagGCTGGTCCTGGCGAGGCCGAGCTAGACAGGGCGTGGAGAGCATCCGGGTCCACCTCTCTTCCGGTGTCCATCCCGGCCCCACAGCGGGGTCGAAGTCGAGGTCTTGGGGTGGAGGATGCTACACCATCCAGTTCATCTGAGAACTGCGTCCAGGAGACACCCTTGGTCCTGAGCCGCTGTAGCTCTGTGAGCTCCCTGGGCAGCTTCGAGAGCCGTTCCATCGCCAGCTCCATCCCGAGCGACCCCTGCAGTGCGCTGGGCAGTGGTACAGTGAGTCCCAGCGAGCTGCCAGACAGCCCCGGCCAGACAATGCCACCCAGCCGCAGCAGGACTCCACCGGCACCTCCCGGGCAGCCCGAGGCCAGCCAGTTCAGCCTGCAGTGGGAAAGTTACGTGAAGCGCTTCCTGGACATCGCAGACTGTCGGGAAAGATGCCAGCCGCCCTCGGAGCTGGACGCGGGCAGCGTACGCTTCACGGTGGAGAAGCCGGACGAGAATTTCTCTTGTGCTTCCAGCCTCAGCGCACTGGCCCTGCATGAGCTGTATGTCCAGCAGGACGTGGAACTGCGGCTGAGGCCACCAGCCTGTCCAGAACGTgcggtgggtggtggtgggggccaCCGTCGGAGGGACGAGGCTACCAGCCGCCTGGATGGCCCAGCACCAGCTGGCTCTAGGGCTCGGTCAGCGGCTGATAAAGAACTAGAGGCGCTGCGTGAATGTCTGGGGGCAGCCATGCCGGCCCGGCTCCGCAAGGTGGCCTCGGCCTTGGTGCCTGGCCGCCGTGCACTGCCGGTCCCCGTGTACATGTTAGTGCCCGCCCCGGCTCGGGGTGATGACTCGGGCACAGACTCTGCAGAGGGCACGCCTGTCAACTTTTCCAGTGCAGCCTCTCTCAGTGACGAGACCTTACAGGGACCCTCCAGGGATAAGCCGGCCAGGCCTGGGGACAGGCAGAAACCTACAGGCCGAGCTGCTCCTGCCAGGCAGACCCGTGGGCACCGGCCCAAGGCAGCAGGAGCAGGTGCTGGTAAGAGCACAGAGCACACACGGGGGGCTAATAGGAACCGGGCAGGATTGGAACTACCCCTCAGCCGGCCCCAGAGTGCTCGGTCCAACAGGGATGGCTCATGCCAGACCCGGACCCGTGGAGACGGTGCCCTGCAGTCGCTATGCCTCACGACACCCACAGAGGAAGCTGTGTACTGCTTCTATGACTCTGACGAGGAGCCACCAGCCACAGCACCACCAACTCGGCGGGCGTCCGCCATCCCTCGGGCTCTTAAACGTGAGAAACCCGCAGGCAGGAAAGAGACCCCAACCAGGGCGACACAGCCTGCCACACTCCCTGTGAGGGCGCAGCCGAGACTGATAGTAGATGAGACCCCACCCTGCTATTCCCTGACTTCCTCGGCTAGTTCCCTCAGCGAGCCTGAGGCCTCTGAACAGCCAGCCTGCCACCCTCGAGTGGAGGAGCAGGGCAGTAAACAAGATAGTAGCCCAAGGGCAGAAGAGGAGCTCCTGCAGAGATGTATCAGTTTAGCTATGCCCAGGCGCCGGACCCAGGTACCCAGCTCACGGCGTCGCAAGCCCAGAGCTGTGAGGTCAGACATAAGGCCCACTGAGTTACCACAGAAATGCCGTGAAGAGGTTCCTGGTTCTGATCCAGCCTCTGACCTAGATAGCGTCGAGTGGCAGGCTATCCAAGAGGGCGCAAACTCCATTGTCACGTGGCTGCATCAGGCAGCGGCCAAAGCCAGCCTGGAAGCTTCTTCTGAGTCTGACTCCCTCTTGTCTTTGGTGTCTGGGCTGTCAGCAAGCTCCACCCTCCAGCCCTCCAAGCTCAGAAAAGGGCGAAAGCCAGTGGCTGAGGCTGGGGGTGCCTGGCGTCCTGAGAAACGGGGCACAACTTCCACTAAGGGCAGTGGGAGTCCCCGGTTTCCTAGTGGCCCTGAGAAGGCAAAGGGTACCCAGAAAACGATGGCAGGGGAGTCAGCCATGCTCCGGGGAAGGACAGTGATCTACACTGCCAGCCCTGCTTCCCGGGCTCAGTCCAAAGGTATTTCTGGACCTTGTTCCGCACCTAAGAAGATGGGGACATCTGGTACCACTCAGCCAGAAACTGCCACCAAAACCCCCAGCCCTGAGCAACAACGTTCTCGGAGCCTGCACCGACCAGGCAAGATCTCTGAGTTGGCAGCCTTGAGCCACCCGCCCAGGAGTGCTACTCCTCCAGCCCGCCTCACCAAGACCCCGTCTTCAAGCTCTTCACAGACCTCCCCGGCATCCCAGTCCCTGCCTAGGCGGTCCCCACTGGCCACTCCAACAGGAGGGCCTCTGCCTGGACCTGGGGGGTCCCCGGTGCCCAAGTCACCAGCCCGGGCTCTTCTGGCTAAGCAACACAAGACCCAGAAGTCACCCGTGCGTATCCCATTCATGCAAAGGCCAGCCAGGCGAGTGCCACCTCCACTGGCCAGGCCATCCCCAGAGCCTGGCTCCAGGGGCCGAGCTGGGGCTGAGGGAACTCCTGGGGCACGTGGCAGCCGCCTGGGCCTGGTACGTGTGGCCTCAACTCGCTCTAGCGGCAGTGAGTCCTCAGACCGCTCCGGCTTCAGAAGGCAGCTGACCTTCATTAAGGAGTCCCCAGGTCTCCTCCGGCGCCGTAGATCGGAGCTGTCCTCTGCGGACTCCACGGTCTCCACCTCCCAGACCGCTTCGCCCTGCCGCGGACGGCCCGCACTCCCCGCTGTCTTTCTCTGCTCCTCTCGCTGTGATGAGCTGCGAGCGTCTCCACGGCAGCCCCTGGCAGCACAGAGGGTCCCGCAGGCCAAGCCAGGTCTTGCCCCACGTGCGCCCAGACGCACCAGCTCCGAGAGCCCCTCACGCCTGCCTGTACGGGCGACCCCTGGGCGGCCCGAGACAGTCAAGAGGTACGCCTCCCTGCCACATATTAGTGTGTCCCGCAGGCCCGATAGCGCTGTCTCTGTGCCCACCACCCAGGCCAATGCCACTCGCAGGGGAAGTGATGGCGAGGCCAGGCCGCTGCCCAGGGTGGCTGCGCCGGGTACGACCTGGCGTCGTATCAAAGATGAAGATGTCCCCCACATCCTGCGCAGCACACTGCCGGCCACTGCCCTGCCTCTCAGGGGCTCATCACCCGAAGACAGTCCTGCTGGAACTCCACACCGCAAGACTAGCGACGCAGTGGTACAGACAGAGGATGTGGCCACCTCTAAAACCAACTCCAGCACGTCGCCCAGCCTGGAGAGCAGGGATCCCCCACAGGCCCCGATCAGTGGCCCTGTTGCTCCACTGGGCAGCGATGTGGATGGACCAGTACTTgccaagcctcctgcctcagcgcccTTCACCCATGAGGGTCTGAGTGTTGTCACGGGGGGCTTTCCTACTAGCAGGCATGGCTCCCCCAGTAGGGCTGCACGGGTTCCCCCCTTCAACTACGTGCCCAGCCCTATGGTAGTGGCTACAATGACCAGTGACTCAGCTGTGGAGAAAGCCCCTGTTACCTCTCCAGCCAGCCTCCTGGAGTAG